A single Ptiloglossa arizonensis isolate GNS036 chromosome 2, iyPtiAriz1_principal, whole genome shotgun sequence DNA region contains:
- the Msps gene encoding msps cytoskeleton-associated protein 5: MEQDTEYIKLPLEERCVHKLWRARLHGYKECVNTFQCIDDEKSNEWNKYLGFIKKFVIDSNAAAQEKGLEAALAFIENAAVAGKTVGEVMNGIVTKCIAAPKAKTKELAVQITLMYIEIEKHEAVQEELLKGTEAKNPKIVAACISTLTLALRQFGPKVINIKPLIKKMPNFLEDRDKTVRDEGKFMVIEIYRWIGAPLKQQLNTLKPVQITELEVEFNNLKEEKVVPTRFLKSQKPKSICIVDSISENGEDGKDDGDGGSIPEIDPYELLEPIDILSKLPKDFYDKIEAKKWQERKEALEALETLVKNPKLENGDYGDIVRALKRVISKDTNVLVVALAGKCLAGLAIGLKKRFQPYATACLSSILEKFREKKQNVVQALREAADAIFLSVTIDTILEDTLVALENKNPAVKAETAAYLSRCFSRTPPQSLNKKLLKAYTGVLLKTLNEPDPTVRDTSAEAIGTAMKLIGEKAMMPFLTDIDNLKMTKIKECAEKAVIHVKVPSAPKVAIERPNTAPSKIESTAKPKESEFKAPKRPNTSAVKKPSAKKPSASSLTNLAISKKPSTTKIQTEKNYSVEEIEEMAVQFLPPDTLSGLVDSNWKNRLSAVEQLLESVKQMDSIEGSTQVIVRTLARKPGFKDTNFQVLKLRLEIVKYLAENFPFSTTVCEYCLMDITEKLGDVKNSTIAGDTLLAIAEATSFEHVADEIVAFAFNQKNPKVQQETLTLLCKGLTEFGCVVNVKSLMENIKKAVTATNPSVRTAAITLLGTLYLFMGKPLLMFFENEKPTLRQQIEQECEKHNGETPPIPIRGVKSKKDKTSDNDDDAEVDKKFSSNSELDINNLIPRIDVSNQISESLLNELSDKNWKVRNEGLQKVSTIISEAKFIKGSIGDLPQGLALRLVDSNSKIAQSTLGICQALAVAMGPPAKQHIRVLFPGFIQCLGDSKNWIRTAAISCINTWGDQCGYKEFFDGEIIGDALKSGSPVLRAEVWNWLAQKLSLIPVKQIPKEELFVCLPYLYSNLEDRNSDVRKNAQEAVLGFMIHLSYEVMARNTEKLKPGSRTVVLAALDKSRPNLPIKPLPKKQASEESTQKVVKSAGALKASKAVVKSKQNQPASKPGSARKKDDDVDTSPLLAINNLKHQRVIDEQKLKVLKWNFTTPREEFVELLKELMTAANVNKTLIANMFHSDFRYHLKAIEALTEDLPDNNKALVSNLDLILKWLTLRFFDTNPSVLLKGLEYLRMVFNLLIEDQYHMLENEAASFIPYLIIKIGDPKDAVRNGVRALFKQIALVYPISKLFSYVMEGLKSKNARQRTECLDQLGSLIENYGVSVCQPSASVALKEIAKQIADRDNSVRNAALNCIVQAYFLQGERVYKLIGQISEKDQSLLDERIKRAAKNRPTKSASTNRLSTPSNVTPIPSNEDVKAESEEENEEIPEPEPTPPPLPSNELSSPTSTQSKVTGPFGLDMDFLERIELNAPVKYRNPILVEINLNDLSESPIAVNPPKVPVIPISPPKLLVSKSASVTQQLSPANASKEDSLERKILAMSSLDLSVAIQSMNSIDNLIKSHQVQSLQSKEDKFIGSINMQLKFLQTYPLQQGGTDISKGFRNTFMVILAFYDTGILGKNVPLIHLKELVDQMISLLAENKLNHLHQAEVYYRVINNIVCKIIDNSNHTTIICALIKLLHGCAESNAPSKYEELVMKCLWKIVKTIPNWAADLNYDTILLEVHRFLKDYPSVWWKKRKSDTPLRTIKTILHSMTRVKGSTILSHLTRINNTNESELHSYLIRLITTFKPDDINTNSRATIKSSNSGKTQEHLSKFTHQQLSEIFKKIGSKEHTQEGLMQLYDFKLQYPEADVQPFLVKSHQFFQDFIEQGLRDIDQARKNQNLIPQTNNQYSADTAEPAGPDEKNRMDPLHRLEKIRTSEAQCRTTTSQPSPT, encoded by the exons atggaacaaGATACAGAGTATATTAAATTACCGTTAGAAGAACGATGTGTTCACAAG ttATGGAGAGCTCGTTTGCATGGTTATAAAGAATGTGTGAACACATTCCAATGTATTGATGATGAAAAGTCCAATGAATGGAACAAGTACCTAGGATTTATTAAAAAGTTTGTAATAGATAGCAATGCTGCAGCACAAGAAAAAGGATTAGAGGCAGCATTGGCTTTTATTGAAAATGCTGCAGTAGCAGGAAA gaCAGTTGGTGAAGTTATGAATGGAATAGTCACTAAATGTATCGCTGCACCTAAAGCTAAGACAAAAGAGTTGGCAGTGCAAATAACATTGATGTAcatagaaattgaaaaacatGAAGCTGTTCAGGAAGAATTGTTAAAGGGAACAGAAGCAAAAAATCCAAAAATTGTTGCAGCTTGTATTTCTACTTTAACACTGGCTTTAAG GCAATTTGGTCctaaagtaattaatataaagccTTTAATAAAAAAGATGCCTAATTTTCTCGAAGACAGAGATAAAACAGTTAGAGATGAAGGCAAATTCATGGTTATTGAAATTTATAG GTGGATAGGTGCTCCTTTAAAACAACAATTAAATACACTAAAACCAGTACAAATCACAGAATTGGAAGTAgagtttaataatttaaaagaagAGAAGGTTGTACCAACTCGTTTTCTGAAATCTCAGAAACCAAAATCAATATGTATTGTAGATTCTATAAGTGAAAATGGGGaag ATGGTAAAGACGACGGAGATGGTGGCTCTATCCCAGAAATTGATCCTTATGAATTGTTAGAACCTATTGATATCCTTTCTAAACTACCAAAAGATTTTTATGACAaaattgaagctaaaaaatggcaAGAGCGAAAGGAAGCTTTAGAAGCTTTAGAAACTCTTGTAAAAAATCCTAAACTAGAAAATGGTGACTATGGAGATATAGTGAGAGCTTTGAAAAGG GTTATTTCCAAAGATACTAACGTACTAGTTGTTGCTTTGGCTGGAAAATGTCTAGCTGGACTAGCTATAGGTCTTAAAAAACGATTTCAACCATATGCAACAGCTTGTCTCTCATCGATTttggaaaagtttcgcgaaaagaaacaaaatgttgTACAAGCACTTAGAGAAGCTGCTGATGCTATTTTTCTTAGT gtTACTATTGATACTATATTAGAAGATACACTTGTTGCATTAGAGAATAAAAATCCTGCAGTTAAAGCAGAAACAGCTGCTTATTTATCAAGATGCTTTTCTCGTACACCACCACAAAGTTtaaataaaaagttattaaaagcATATACTGGTGTACTTTTAAAAACTTTAAATGAACCAG ATCCAACTGTTCGAGATACTTCTGCAGAGGCTATTGGCACAGCAATGAAATTAATCGGTGAAAAAGCTATGATGCCGTTTCTTACAGAtattgataatttaaaaatgacGAAG ataaaAGAATGTGCAGAAAAAGCTGTAATACATGTTAAAGTGCCTAGTGCACCAAAAGTCGCTATAGAAAGACCAAATACAGCTCCAAGTAAAATTGAATCAACAGCAAAACCTAAAGAATCAGAATTTAAAGCTCCAAAGAGACCTAATACAAGTGCAGTTAAGAAACCTTCAGCTAAGAAGCCGTCTGCTTCGTCTTTGACAAATTTGG CAATTTCAAAGAAACCATCTACTACAAAAATTCAAACAGAGAAAAATTATAGTGTTGAAGAAATAGAAGAAATGGCAGTACAATTCTTACCACCTGACACTCTTTCAGGTCTTGTTGATAGTAACTGGAAGAACCGTTTATCTGCAGTTGAACAACTTCTAGAA tCTGTAAAACAAATGGATTCAATAGAAGGATCTACACAAGTTATTGTACGGACTTTAGCAAGAAAGCCAGGTTTTAAAGACACAAATTTCCAAGTTCTCAAATTGCGATTAGAAATAGTCAAATATCTAGcagaaaattttccattttcaac TACTGTTTGTGAATATTGCCTCATGGATATAACTGAGAAATTAGGAGATGTGAAAAATAGTACAATTGCGGGAGATACTCTTTTAGCAATAGCAGAAGCAACAAGTTTTGAACATGTGGCAGATGAAATAGTGGCATTTGCCTTCAATCAAAAGAATCCCAAAGTTCAACAAGAAACATTAACATTGTTATGTAAGGGTCTCACAGAATTCGGTTGTGT TGTCAATGTTAAATCTTTAATGGAAAATATCAAAAAAGCGGTTACAGCAACAAATCCTAGTGTTCGTACTGCAGCTATTACATTGTTAGGcacattatatttatttatgggTAAACCACTACTTATGTTTTTTGAGAATGAGAAGCCTACTCTGCGTCAACAAATTGAACAAGAATGTGAAAAG cataatgGTGAAACTCCTCCAATACCAATTCGTGGAGTAAAAAGCAAAAAGGATAAAACAagtgataatgatgatgatgctgAAGTAGATAAGAAATTTAGCAGCAATAGTGAGCTCGACATTAATAATCTCATTCCACGGATCGATGTCAGTAATCAAATTTCAGAGAGTCTTCTTAACGAATTATCTGATAAAAATTGGAAG GTACGAAATGAGGGTTTACAAAAAGTAAGTACTATTATCTCCGAGGCAAAATTTATAAAAGGCTCTATTGGTGATTTACCACAAGGATTAGCCTTGCGATTAGTTGACAGTAATAGTAAGATAGCACAGTCAACTCTAGGTATATGTCAGGCATTAGCTGTAGCCATGGGTCCACCTGCAAAACAACATATTCGAGTTCTTTTTCCTGGTTTCATACAATGTTTGGGTGATAGTAAAAATTGGATTAGAACAGCAGCAATTTCGTGTATAAACACGTGGGGGGATCAGTGCGGCTACAAAGAATTCTTTGATGGAGAAATAATAGGAGATGCTTTAAAATCTGGTTCACCAGTACTTAGGGCCGAGGTTTGGAATTGGTTAGCCCAAAAATTGTCGCTAATTCCTGTAAAACAGATACCAAAAGAAGAACTTTTTGTATGTCTTCCATATTTGTACAGTAATTTAGAAGATCGTAATTCTGATGTTCGGAAAAATGCTCAAGAAGCAGTATTAGGTTTTATGATTCATCTTTCTTACGAAGTAATGGCTAGGAACACAGAAAAATTGAAACCTGGATCAAGAACAGTAGTACTTGCTGCATTGGACAAATCTCGGCCAAATCTACCTATTAAACCTTTACCGAAAAAGCAAGCCTCAGAAGAAAGTACTCAGAAAGTTGTTAAAAGTGCTGGCGCTTTAAAAGCATCAAAAGCAGTAGTAAAGTCTAAACAGAATCAACCAGCATCAAAACCTGGCAGTGCTCGTAAAAAAGATGACGATGTGGATACAAGTCCTTTATTGGCTATTAATAATCTTAAACACCAACGTGTGATCGATGAGCAAAAATTGAAGGTTCTGAAATGGAACTTTACCACACCCAGAGAAGAATTTGTTGAACTTTTAAAGGAACTTATGACTGCTGCAAATGTAAACAAAACGTTAATAGCAAATATGTTTCATTCAGATTTTCGATACCATCTTAAAGCTATTGAGGCATTAACAGAG GATCTGCCTGATAACAATAAagcattagtgtctaatttggACCTTATCCTCAAATGGTTAACACTAAGATTTTTTGACACCAACCCTTCTGTATTACTAAAAGGTTTAGAATATTTGCGGATGGTATTCAATTTGTTAATAGAAGATCAATATCATATGTTAGAGAACGAAGCGGCATCGTTTATTCCATATCTCATTATTAAA ATTGGTGATCCAAAAGATGCTGTGCGTAACGGAGTTCGGgcattatttaaacaaatagcATTGGTGTATCCAATAAGCAAATTATTTTCGTATGTAATGGAGGGTTTAAAATCTAAAAATGCTAGACAAAGAACAG AATGCCTAGATCAATTAGGTTCCCTTATAGAAAATTATGGCGTGTCCGTTTGTCAACCATCTGCATCTGTAGCATTGAAAGAAATAGCAAAACAAATAGCAGATCGTGATAATTCTGTCCGAAATGCTGCTTTAAATTGTATTGTTCAAGCATATTTTCTTCAAGGCGAACGAGTATACAAACTTATCGGTCAg ATATCTGAAAAAGATCAGTCGTTATTAGATGAACGTATAAAAAGGGCTGCTAAAAATCGTCCAACAAAATCAGCTTCAACAAACAGACTATCAACCCCTTCAAATGTAACTCCAATTCCTTCAAATGAAGATGTTAAAGCAGAATCTGaggaagaaaatgaagaaataccTGAGCCTGAAccaacaccaccaccactaccatcaAATGAACT AAGTTCTCCAACATCGACACAATCAAAAGTAACGGGTCCATTTGGACTCGATATGGATTTTTTAGAAAGAATTGAATTAAACGCACCTGTAAAGTATAGAAATCCCATTCTTGTGGAGATTAATTTAAATGATCTGAGTGAATCTCCAATTGCAGTAAATCCACCCAAAGTGCC GGTGATTCCAATTTCTCCTCCAAAATTGTTAGTCTCAAAATCTGCATCAGTAACACAACAATTAAGTCCGGCTAACGCTAGTAAAGAAGATAGTCTTGAACGCAAAATACTTGCAATGTCTAGTTTGGATTTATCTGTTGCAATACAATCAATGAACAGTATAGACAat TTGATAAAATCTCATCAAGTTCAAAGTTTGCAATCCAAAGAAGATAAATTTATTGGTTCAATAAACatgcaattaaaatttttacaaacataTCCTTTACAACAGGGAGGAACAGATATTTCTAAAGGTTTTAGAAATACATTTATGGTTATTCTAGCG TTCTATGATACCGGAATTCTTGGTAAGAATGTTCCATTGATACACTTGAAAGAACTTGTGGATCAAATGATTAGTTTGTTGGCTGAGAACAAATTAAATCATTTACACCAGGCAGAAGTATATTATCGTGTAATCAACAATATTGTTTGCAAAATAATAGATAATTCAAATCATACTACTATTATATG tgCTTTAATAAAGTTACTCCATGGGTGTGCTGAATCAAATGCACCCTCCAAATATGAAGAGTTAGTTATGAAATGCTTATGGAAAATAGTAAAAACAATTCCTAATTGGGCTGCAGATTTAAATTATGATACTATTCTTTTGGAAGTACACCGTTTTCTTAAA gaTTATCCGAGTGTTTGGTGGAAAAagcgaaaatctgatactccactCCGGACAATTAAAACAATTCTCCACAGTATGACTCGCGTGAAGGGTAGTACAATACTCAGTCATTtgacacgaataaataatacaaacgaATCAGAGCTGCATTCGTATCTCATAAGGCTAATTACG ACTTTTAAGCCGGATGATATTAATACCAATTCAAGGGCAACAATAAAATCCAGTAATAGTGGGAAAACTCAAGAACATTTATCGAAGTTCACTCACCAACAATtatctgaaatatttaaaaagattgGATCTAAAGAACACACACAAGAA ggTTTAATGCAACTGTATGATTTTAAACTTCAATATCCTGAAGCGGATGTACAACCTTTCCTAGTCAAATCTCACCAATTTTTTCAAGATTTTATAGAACAAGGATTAAGAGACATTGATCAAGCACGAAAAAATCAAAATCTTATACCACAAACCAATAATCAATACTCAGCAG ATACAGCTGAGCCTGCTGGTCCCGATGAAAAAAACCGAATGGATCCATTGCACAGGCTCGAAAAAATTCGAACATCTGAAGCACAATGTAGAACAACTACCAGCCAACCGAGTCCAACATGA
- the LOC143155311 gene encoding high mobility group protein DSP1 codes for MSEHHRVAGGWGTPSPGSREDASGGTAWWSSGLNTVSAEQQQQQQQNLHQHLMNQQQQQQLSQQQQAQQQQHHQDIVRSTAAVAATQQLFSYKMASSFQNPATTGTQSNPVSTSTPVGSCMRGGYDYRLGTGPGTGGGVPGTPSAPPPGVQWWYPGGVMDAGQNNLHQQLQSQQQQQHLSPITTQTSTPPVMSPHQLQQLTQQQNNLQQNNAQSLQQRDNMPRGKDSKPRGRMTAYAFFVQTCRQEHKKKHPEEKIVFREFSKKCAMRWKTMSDKEKKRFHEMAEKDKKRYDAEMQNYTPPKGESKGRGKKRKHIKDHNAPKRSLSAFFWFCNDERGKVKMLNPEFGVGDIAKELGKKWSDADPETKSKYEAMAEQDKARYEREMTAYKKKMKDGAPVVANPVNTIKSDSEEEYKEDDE; via the exons ATGTCGGAACACCACCGCGTAGCCGGTGGCTGGGGCACACCGAGCCCAGGAAGCCGCGAGGATGCCTCCGGTGGTACCGCCTGGTGGTCTTCTGGTTTAAACACCGTTTCGGctgaacaacaacagcaacaacaacagaaTCTACATCAACATCTGATgaaccaacaacaacaacaacaactatCGCAACAACAGCAAGCACAACAGCAACAGCATCATCAGGATATCGTTAGGAGTACTGCAGCCGTTGCTGCTACCCAGCAGCTTTTCTCCTACAAGATGGCCTCCAGCTTTCAGAACCCAGCCACTACGGGCACGCAGTCGAATCCCGTCTCCACGTCTACGCCGGTTGGCTCCTGCATGAGGGGAGGCTATGATTATAGATTAGGAACGGGGCCCGGAACAGGCGGAGGTGTACCTGGTACACCTTCCGCACCACCGCCTGGCGTACAGTGGTGGTACCCAGGTGGAGTTATGGACGCCGGACAGAACAACCTGCATCAGCAATTGCAGagccaacaacagcagcagcaccTCTCGCCCATTACCACACAAACGTCCACGCCCCCCGTTATGTCCCCG CACCAGTTACAGCAGTTAACGCAACAACAAAATAATCTTCAGCAAAATAACGCTCAGAGCTTACAACAGCGAGACAATATGCCGAGGGGAAAGGATTCGAAGCCAAGGGGACGGATGACCGCATACGCGTTCTTCGTGCAAACATGTCGTCAAGAACACAAAAAGAAACATCCCGAGGAGAAAATTGTTTTCCGAGAGTTCTCCAAAAAGTGTGCAATGAGGTGGAAA ACGATGTCagacaaagaaaagaaacgtttccatGAAATGGCAGAAAAGGATAAGAAGAGATACGACGCAGAAATGCAGAACTATACACCACCAAAAGGCGAAAGTAAAGGCAGAGGCAAGAAACGTAAACACATCAAAGATCATAATGCTCCTAAAAGATCTTT ATCTGCTTTCTTCTGGTTCTGCAATGATGAACGTGGAAAAGTGAAAATGCTAAATCCCGAGTTCGGTGTAGGTGACATTGCTAAGGAACTTGGCAAGAAATGGTCAGATGCAGATCCTGAAACCAAATCGAAATATGAGGCTATGGCAGAACAAGACAAGGCTCGATATGAAAGG GAAATGACTgcgtacaaaaagaaaatgaaagatggTGCACCCGTGGTAGCAAATCCCGTGAATACTATAAAAAGTGACAGTGAAGAAGAGTATAAAGAAGATGATGAATAG
- the Sap30 gene encoding SIN3-associated polypeptide 30 encodes MNGFSTGEEDSRGAADQICCLVDEGERCTRPAGNASYSKRIQKTVTQRRLKLNLDQVARHIYICDYHKQVIQCARSKQQQQRRRKDSEEDSGETDNDLPEVDLFQLQVGTLRRYKRHYKVSTRPGLNKAQLADTLMKHFKTIPVVEKEALSFFFYTVKTNANKLDQKNGLSNDTT; translated from the exons atgaatggaTTCAGTACCGGTGAAGAAGATTCCAGAGGAGCTGCTgatcaaatttgttgccttgtagaTGAGGGTGAACGATGCACTCGGCCAGCTGGCAACGCTTCTTACAGCAAACGTATTCAAAAAACTGTAACTCAACGGCGATTAAAACTTAATCTCGATCAAGTG GCACGTCATATATACATTTGTGATTATCATAAACAAGTAATACAATGTGCAAGATCTAAACAACAGCAACAGCGCAGACGTAAGGATTCAGAAGAAGATTCAGGTGAAACAGATAATGATCTTCCAGAGGTCGATCTTTTTCAATTGCAAGTTGGCACATTAAGGCGGTACAAAAGGCACTATAAAGTTTCTACACGTCCAGGTTTAAATAAAGCTCAATTAGCTGAT ACTCTTATGAAGCATTTTAAGACCATCCCTGTAGTTGAAAAAGAAGCATtaagttttttcttttatacagTAAAAACCAATGCAAATAAATTGGATCAAAAAAATGGTTTAAGTAATGATACTACATAG
- the Rrp45 gene encoding exosome complex component Rrp45 isoform X2 has product MVLLGQTRAVAQVTSNIQQPKTSRPNEGMLHINVELNPMAAQHFDGGKQSESSVLISRQLEKCFKDSKCIDLESLCIVADKMVWNLRVDINIINHDGNLIDCASIATLAALSHFHRPDVTSTGEDIIIHPFSEKDPLPLTLYHYPVCVSFITFESGNTIMDPTYLEERVGVAQLTLGINSYKEVCSLHFNYLTKTMTVEDVISAVSYYAANYAATLLKQIKEAVIHDVEARYKKDDRNTNRFKECITMKKLTTMNSEHISIKLRKWGKMETIETDETYTEKDENDKYKIIKPGEGSAELVMDTDISVGEGGPNTWNMSESSEEEESDIEITAEVKKNEEK; this is encoded by the exons ATGGTTTTACTTGGGCAAACAAG AGCTGTTGCACAAGTAACATCTAACATTCAACAACCTAAGACTTCTCGGCCCAATGAAGGAATGTTACATATAAATGTTGAACTTAATCCAATGGCTGCACAACATTTTGATGGTGGTAAACAATCTGAGTCTTCAGTATTGATTAGCAGGCAACTTGAAAAGTGTTTCAAAGATTCAAAGTGTATAGATTTAGAATCCTTATGTATTGTAGCTGATAAAATG GTATGGAATTTAAGAgttgatattaatattattaatcatGATGGAAATTTAATTGACTGTGCATCTATTGCAACATTAGCTGCTCTTTCGCATTTTCATAGGCCAGATGTAACTTCAACTGGTGAAGATATTATAATACATCCATTTTCTGAAAAAGATCCTTTGCCTTTAACATTATATCATTATCCAGTCTGTGTCTCTTTTATAACATTCGAAAG tggAAATACAATTATGGACCCTACATATCTAGAAGAAAGAGTTGGAGTAGCTCAACTGACTCTTGGTATAAATTCATACAAAGAAGTTTGTAGTTTGCATTTTAATTATTTGACAAAAACTATGACTGTGGAGGATGTCATATCAGCAGTTTCTTATTATGCAGCAAACTATGCTGCTACATTACTGAAACAGATTAAAGAAGCAGTAATACATGATGTAGAAGCAAG GTATAAGAAAGATGATCGTAACACAAATCGTTTTAAAGAATGTATAACAATGAAAAAATTGACTACTATGAACAGTGAACACATTAGTATCAAACTACGTAAATGGGGTAAAATGGAAACAATCGAAACTGATG AAACTTATACAGAGAAAGATGAAAATGATAAGTATAAGATTATAAAACCTGGAGAAGGTTCTGCTGAATTAGTAATGGATACT GATATATCAGTTGGTGAAGGTGGGCCTAATACGTGGAATATGTCAGAATCCTCGGAGGAAGAAGAAAGTGACATTGAAATTACAGCCGAAGtaaaaaagaacgaagaaaaataa
- the Rrp45 gene encoding exosome complex component Rrp45 isoform X1 — MKEILLSNCERNFINKSVEQGTRLDGRNLLEARPVNIYFGSNWGSCMVLLGQTRAVAQVTSNIQQPKTSRPNEGMLHINVELNPMAAQHFDGGKQSESSVLISRQLEKCFKDSKCIDLESLCIVADKMVWNLRVDINIINHDGNLIDCASIATLAALSHFHRPDVTSTGEDIIIHPFSEKDPLPLTLYHYPVCVSFITFESGNTIMDPTYLEERVGVAQLTLGINSYKEVCSLHFNYLTKTMTVEDVISAVSYYAANYAATLLKQIKEAVIHDVEARYKKDDRNTNRFKECITMKKLTTMNSEHISIKLRKWGKMETIETDETYTEKDENDKYKIIKPGEGSAELVMDTDISVGEGGPNTWNMSESSEEEESDIEITAEVKKNEEK, encoded by the exons ATGAAGGAAATTTTGTTATCAAAttgtgaaagaaattttataaataaatcagTGGAACAAGGAACG CGATTAGATGGCAGAAATTTATTGGAAGCAAGACCTGTTAACATTTATTTTGGATCCAATTGGGGTAGTTGTATGGTTTTACTTGGGCAAACAAG AGCTGTTGCACAAGTAACATCTAACATTCAACAACCTAAGACTTCTCGGCCCAATGAAGGAATGTTACATATAAATGTTGAACTTAATCCAATGGCTGCACAACATTTTGATGGTGGTAAACAATCTGAGTCTTCAGTATTGATTAGCAGGCAACTTGAAAAGTGTTTCAAAGATTCAAAGTGTATAGATTTAGAATCCTTATGTATTGTAGCTGATAAAATG GTATGGAATTTAAGAgttgatattaatattattaatcatGATGGAAATTTAATTGACTGTGCATCTATTGCAACATTAGCTGCTCTTTCGCATTTTCATAGGCCAGATGTAACTTCAACTGGTGAAGATATTATAATACATCCATTTTCTGAAAAAGATCCTTTGCCTTTAACATTATATCATTATCCAGTCTGTGTCTCTTTTATAACATTCGAAAG tggAAATACAATTATGGACCCTACATATCTAGAAGAAAGAGTTGGAGTAGCTCAACTGACTCTTGGTATAAATTCATACAAAGAAGTTTGTAGTTTGCATTTTAATTATTTGACAAAAACTATGACTGTGGAGGATGTCATATCAGCAGTTTCTTATTATGCAGCAAACTATGCTGCTACATTACTGAAACAGATTAAAGAAGCAGTAATACATGATGTAGAAGCAAG GTATAAGAAAGATGATCGTAACACAAATCGTTTTAAAGAATGTATAACAATGAAAAAATTGACTACTATGAACAGTGAACACATTAGTATCAAACTACGTAAATGGGGTAAAATGGAAACAATCGAAACTGATG AAACTTATACAGAGAAAGATGAAAATGATAAGTATAAGATTATAAAACCTGGAGAAGGTTCTGCTGAATTAGTAATGGATACT GATATATCAGTTGGTGAAGGTGGGCCTAATACGTGGAATATGTCAGAATCCTCGGAGGAAGAAGAAAGTGACATTGAAATTACAGCCGAAGtaaaaaagaacgaagaaaaataa